tagacacacattcacagtaTTTAACCATTTACTACTGAGCAGCTTTAAAGGAGCAGAAAGACGTTAAAGAACATTGCTCAGCTGATTTTTCCAGCACATCCAGTGACTTAAGCCTGCAAGTTTTAGTTCCAGTCCTCCCATATTcttccaaaatgtaaagttttttttgtttgcttttttataaacatggtgtaaatacatgtttagtgtatgatcatgtttttttccccatattgaGCATCCGTACTTTAAATCaaggaaaatgtatttcaagTTAATTCAAGAGCGGTTTGACTATAAGGGCTGCTCCATTTTTCTCACAGCTGTTTAGGGCATTATTGAGATCAAAATTTAGTTAACGTGACTAAGAACTGGCTTTGGAAgcatcatgcatttttttttttaacttttttttttaagtgtccttTTTACAGTGGatgaaaatttgaaaagatGTCTTGAAATTTGTAGAGGTAACCAAATGAGACTGGAAAGCTGGAATAAAAACAGGCCTTTTgagtttctaaaaaacaaaggCTTTTATTCATCTTGCTAGTTTTTATCTGGTTCTGCAAATTTGACACAACTCTGTGGGTGCTACAGTTTTCCTAAAAACTGATGATGGAGGTGTCAGATTGACACGTGGATTACAGACTGACAACAGACAAAAAGCTAAAGCATGTAGGTTTAGGTGCATAATTTGGGCAGTACAGATAGTAAACGGGGTGTACGGGGGTCCTCCGCTCAAAAATTTGAAGCAAAATTTgggagcatcaaacacttaaccTCCTCCACTCTTGTGCACCAATTTGTGGtgtaaatatctttaattttgtgaaaataaaagtgctcCTCTacttttgtgtttatattcGAGGgcacaaatgcatgttttaaaacTGACAGGGATGTGCCCCCTGCACCCCCCCAAAATCTACGCCCGTGAGGTCTCAAGATGAATGATGAAGCACCATGCAccctcaaataaaaacaataatataacatctaaaaataacttgcaattagtttttctttaagttatATTCCCACATGGCTGTaaattaatactttttatttataattttctcttTGACCTTAATGATGCCATTTATAAGGTTTTAGCTGCATTCTGAGCAGCTTTGAGATATTGAGCCTCAAAGTTTTTTGCACTtcaaatagcaaaaaatgaTGCTTAAAATTTACAATGATCCTGcataataatttcaaatatgttatcatgataataataaatatagttttgcatttttttctttttttctctatattcTCTAaacttttctaaatctacttatttcttgcaattcctgaacatttcttgccaagttgctcactgatatccacgttttttgtttttttttgcaagaaatagCACCAATTTGCTGAATTTTCTGCAGTTCATAATTTCAATACACGTGAGATACACACAACCCCCTCACGCGCCCTCCTCACCTTTCTTGAACTCCTCCAGCATGGCGTCCAGCTTGGTGTCGTTGAAGACGCAGTGCAGCGGGTGTTTGTAGAACTGGGTGATGGTCTTCAGCGGGGTGCAGTCGTCCGGGTCCACGAACGCGAGGTCCTTGACAAACAGGATGTCCACGATGTTGGACCGCTCGTTCTCAAACACCGGTATCCTCGTGTATCCGCTCTGCATGATGTCCGACATGGTGTTGAAGTCCAGCACGACGTCCGAGGCCAGCATGAAGCAGTCGGTGAGCGGCGTCAGGACGTCCTCCACGGTTTTGGTGCGCAGCTCCAGCGCGCCCTGGATGATGTTGAGCTCCTCTTTGACCAGGTCGTGGTACGGGTCCGTGACGCGCAGCATCTCCAGGAGTTTCTCCCTGGTGTAAAAGTTGGAGATCTCCTGGTTGAGGATGAGGTCCAGGAGTTTGCTGATGGGGTAGGAGATGGGGAAGGAGAGCACCATCAGCAGCCGCGTCACCCAGATGGTTTTGGAGGCGATGGCTAAACCGTGACGCGACGCCACCGAGTGCGGGAGGATCTCCCCGATGAAGAAGATGCCAAAGGCGCAGATGACCGTGGAGAGCCAGGTCATGCCCAAAATCTGGCACATCCACACGGCGAGCGAGGCGTTGATGATCGCGGTGCCGAGCAGCAGAGTGCACAGGACGTAGTTTCCGTGCCGACGCACAGACTCGATTTTCCGCGCGTAGTTTTGCTCCTTGTCGGTGCCGCTGTTCTGGAGGACCTGCAGCTCCACCGGGTCCAGCGCCAGCAGGCTCAGGTTCAGCCCGCTGAACAGAGCTGACAGCCCGAGCAGCAGGACGGACACTAACACCTGCAGCCACAGCTCCGGGACCGCCGAGCGCTCCACCACGGCCACCCAGAAGTCCCGAGTCCGGTAGTGTTCCCATTTGGACCCGTCAAAGGCGCACATGGAGTAGTACTTGATCTTCTCCCCCCTCCGCAGGTCCTTCGCCAGCAGCTCCACCAGCACCGAGTTCTGACTGGACGCAGACTTGAAAGACCCCAAAACCTCGATGTCGGACGTCCTGGCGTTCTTGTCCATGCACATGTTCCG
This region of Plectropomus leopardus isolate mb unplaced genomic scaffold, YSFRI_Pleo_2.0 unplaced_scaffold20878, whole genome shotgun sequence genomic DNA includes:
- the LOC121965614 gene encoding metal transporter CNNM1-like, whose protein sequence is MAAEDAAARSRPGAVLSRGAPLSPSRLLLLSLSACSLLPAPARGLLGFRPEETGAELSVADGVLKATEGTRFMLRVYYSTSPQRLNRTASTRANNAAPWIAFIEEPTPGREGQVHPKRNMCMDKNARTSDIEVLGSFKSASSQNSVLVELLAKDLRRGEKIKYYSMCAFDGSKWEHYRTRDFWVAVVERSAVPELWLQVLVSVLLLGLSALFSGLNLSLLALDPVELQVLQNSGTDKEQNYARKIESVRRHGNYVLCTLLLGTAIINASLAVWMCQILGMTWLSTVICAFGIFFIGEILPHSVASRHGLAIASKTIWVTRLLMVLSFPISYPISKLLDLILNQEISNFYTREKLLEMLRVTDPYHDLVKEELNIIQGALELRTKTVEDVLTPLTDCFMLASDVVLDFNTMSDIMQSGYTRIPVFENERSNIVDILFVKDLAFVDPDDCTPLKTITQFYKHPLHCVFNDTKLDAMLEEFKKGEEGA